GAATCAGAGAACCTAACCAGGAGGACCCCTTCGAGCTTTTTATCACCCTCAACCAGATCCGATATGTGTACTACAaagagacggagaagattTTGGGTAATACCTACGGAATGTGCATTCTACAAGATTTCGAAGCTATCACGCCGAACCTGCTTGCCCGTACCATTGAGACCGTCGAAGGAGGTGGTATCGTGTTGCTTCTGCTCAAGGGAATGAAGAGCTTGAAGCAGCTCTACACTTTGTCTATGGATATTCATTCGAGATATAGGACCGAAGCGCATGATGATGTGGTCGCCCGCTTCAACGAGCGCTTTATCCTCTCTCTTGGCAGCTGTGATTCGTGCTtggtggttgatgatgagttgAATGTCCTTCCAATCTCTGGTGGGAAGAACGTGAAGCCTCTTCCACCGCCAGAGACCCTTGACGACAACACAGGCacgaagaaggaattgaaaGAGATCAAGGATAGCTTAGCAGACACTCAGCCAGTAGGCTCCTTGGTCAGCCTAGCTCGCACTGTTGACCAGGCAAAGGCGCTGTTGACCTTCGTCGACGTGATCGCCGAGAAGACCCTTCGCAGCACCGTCACCTTGACTGCAGCTAGAGGTCGGGGAAAGTCGGCAGCTCTTGGTGTTGCCATCGCGGCAGCGGTTGCTCATGGATACAGTAACATTTTCATCACTTCCCCTAGCCCGGAGAACTTGAAGACCCTGTTTGAATTCATTTTCAAAGGTTTCGATGCTCTTGGATATCTCGATCACGTGGATTACACCATCCTTCAATCCACCAACCCGGACTTCAATAAGGCTATTGTGAGAGTCAACATCCATCGTCAGCATCGTCAGACCATTCAATATATTCAACCCCAGGATGCGCACGTTCTCGGCCAGGCGGAGCTTCTGGTCATTGATGAGGCTGCAGCCATCCCTTTGCCCCTGGTGCGCAAACTGATGGGCCCATACCTGGTATTCATGGCGTCCACCATCAATGGTTATGAAGGCACTGGCCGGTCGCTCTCCCTGAAGCTGATCCAGCAGCTTCGCGAGCAGTCCAGGGGTGGCCTGAAGGCCAACGGTCAGGACGATACAGATATCGCTGATAGAGCCACAGGCAAGGCTGCCAAGAGCGCAGAGAAGAACTTGGGTGGACGCTCGCTTAGAGAGATTACTTTGTCAGAACCTATTCGTTACGCCCCTGGGGATTCAGTGGAAAAGTGGCTAAATAAAGTCTTGTGCTTGGATGCCACGCTGCCAAAGTCCAAGATCAACACACAGGGCTGCCCACACCCGTCACAATGCCAACTCTTGCAAGTCAACCGAGACACATTATTCTCTTTCCACCCGGTCTCTGAAAAGTTCTtgcagcagatgatggctCTGTACGTGGCCAGCCACTATAAGAACACTCCTAACGATCTCCAACTGATGAGCGATGCACCTGCGCATCAGCTCTTCGTGTTGGTGCCCCccatcgacgaggaggcTACCAAGCTTCCTGAGCCTCTCTGCGTCATTCAAGTTGCTCTGGAGGGTCGTATCAGCAGACAAAGTGTTCTGAACAGCTTAAGTCGTGGCCAACGGGCCGGTGGCGACTTGATCCCCTGGCTTGTCAGCCAGCAGTACCAGGATGAAGACTTTGCCAGTCTCTCCGGCGCCCGAATTGTGCGCATTGCAACCAACCCAGAATATATGAACATGGGTTATGGATCCCGCgctctggagcttctgaTTGATTTCTACGAGGGCAAGTTTACGGACCTCTCCGAGAAAATTCCCGACGTGCAGGAAGAGATGGTTAGGGTCACTGATGAAGAGCTCGCCAACTCATCTCTCCTTGATGACAACATCCATGTTCGGGACATTCGCTCTATGCCCCCTCTGTTCGGCAAGCTCTCCGAGCGTCGTCCAGACGCACTGGACTACGTCGGCGTCAGTTACGGTTTGACACCGCCGCTGCACAAATTCTGGAAGCGCGCTTCATTCGTTCCTGTCTACCTTCGCCAGACTCCAAACGAATTGACCGGTGAACATTCTTGTGTGATGCTGCGCACACTCGCCTCCGCAGCCAGCGACGCTAGCTGGCTCGGGGAGTTTGCTCGGGACTTCCACAAGCGGTTCATAGCTTTGCTCTCCTACCAATTCCGAGAATTCCCCTCTGTTCTCTCCCTCAGCATCTGCGAATCCGCCACTGCAGGCGCTAAGCTCGACACCTCGTACACCCCCTCTTTGCTCACGAAGAGTGATCTCGACGCGGCCTTCTCCCCCTTCGACCTCAAGCGCCTTGACAGCTACGCAAACAACCTGCTGGACTACCACGTCATCCTCGATATGGTTCCCACCATTGCGGAGTACTACTTCTCCGGCCGCCTGAGCGGGAAGGTCAACCTCTCCGGCGTCCAGCAGTCCATCCTACTCGCCATTGGCCTCCAGCGCAAGAACCTCGACGACATCGAGAAGGAGCTAAACCTCCCCTCATCGCAGCTCCTGGCCATGTTCCTCAAGATCGTCCGCAAGATGTCAACTTACTTCCGCGGCTTGGTCGAAGGCGCCGTCGCGGAGACGCTCCCCGCGGAGAAGGTGCCCATTGCGCAATCCTCGGCTGATGCGCACGACGAGGTTGTCGACGAGCGGTTCAAGCCCCTGGACACAGggctggaagatgagctgCGCGAGGGCGGCCAGCAGGTCGACGAAGAGCTAAGGGAAAAGCAGAGAGCCTTGATTGATTCTCTACCTCTGGACAAGTGAGTCGAACCCAACCCCCCAGTCCCACTGTCGTACAACATTCTGTGGACTTTCGTCGTCGGACGAACAATAACTGATTTCTAGCCTCCAGATACGAGATCGATAACGGCAGTGCTGCGTGGgaggaagccgagaagcAGATCCGCAGCGGAGGCGCCTCAACCGTCAGCATCAAGACCTCGAAACCCAGCAAGCGGAAGAAGGGCGAGACTGCGCGAGAGATCTATGAGCAGGAGATCGAGTCGAAAAgacagaagatcatcaagaaggGAACCG
The DNA window shown above is from Aspergillus fumigatus Af293 chromosome 1, whole genome shotgun sequence and carries:
- a CDS encoding ribosome biosynthesis protein KRE33; translated protein: MPRKAIDSRIPALIRNNVQEKKRSFFVVVGDRAKDVIVNLHYIMSSVDVKQNKSVLWAYKKDLLGFTSHRKKREAKIKKEIKRGIREPNQEDPFELFITLNQIRYVYYKETEKILGNTYGMCILQDFEAITPNLLARTIETVEGGGIVLLLLKGMKSLKQLYTLSMDIHSRYRTEAHDDVVARFNERFILSLGSCDSCLVVDDELNVLPISGGKNVKPLPPPETLDDNTGTKKELKEIKDSLADTQPVGSLVSLARTVDQAKALLTFVDVIAEKTLRSTVTLTAARGRGKSAALGVAIAAAVAHGYSNIFITSPSPENLKTLFEFIFKGFDALGYLDHVDYTILQSTNPDFNKAIVRVNIHRQHRQTIQYIQPQDAHVLGQAELLVIDEAAAIPLPLVRKLMGPYLVFMASTINGYEGTGRSLSLKLIQQLREQSRGGLKANGQDDTDIADRATGKAAKSAEKNLGGRSLREITLSEPIRYAPGDSVEKWLNKVLCLDATLPKSKINTQGCPHPSQCQLLQVNRDTLFSFHPVSEKFLQQMMALYVASHYKNTPNDLQLMSDAPAHQLFVLVPPIDEEATKLPEPLCVIQVALEGRISRQSVLNSLSRGQRAGGDLIPWLVSQQYQDEDFASLSGARIVRIATNPEYMNMGYGSRALELLIDFYEGKFTDLSEKIPDVQEEMVRVTDEELANSSLLDDNIHVRDIRSMPPLFGKLSERRPDALDYVGVSYGLTPPLHKFWKRASFVPVYLRQTPNELTGEHSCVMLRTLASAASDASWLGEFARDFHKRFIALLSYQFREFPSVLSLSICESATAGAKLDTSYTPSLLTKSDLDAAFSPFDLKRLDSYANNLLDYHVILDMVPTIAEYYFSGRLSGKVNLSGVQQSILLAIGLQRKNLDDIEKELNLPSSQLLAMFLKIVRKMSTYFRGLVEGAVAETLPAEKVPIAQSSADAHDEVVDERFKPLDTGLEDELREGGQQVDEELREKQRALIDSLPLDKYEIDNGSAAWEEAEKQIRSGGASTVSIKTSKPSKRKKGETAREIYEQEIESKRQKIIKKGTEGRKKA